In the Ricinus communis isolate WT05 ecotype wild-type chromosome 3, ASM1957865v1, whole genome shotgun sequence genome, TGCCGAATAGCATATGTCGGACGTTTATATTTCTCTATCTTTTGTGGGCTGCAGAGGGAAAGACCAGCCATTGAAACTGGTCCAAAACATAATTCACCATGGAACAATGACCCAACAACCCCAAACATGAAAACATAAGCTAATCATTATGGCATGCAAAATATAAAGATGCAACTCATTTAACTTCCAAAACtggaaaaaaaacaaatagattttaatttgttggCTGTTCAAGGCATATTATGCCCTATTGTTGGATTAGAGACACCTTTAAAatgattgttaaatttaaaatatattatattctcattatctaaagataaaaaattttagaatttattatttattgaatacGAGTAACAGAAAACATAAGTgaaaagccaaaaaaaaaaaagggaacaagtagaaaagaaagaacaaacaaACAACACAAGCTACGACATATTATCAATGAGGATGAATTATAAAACTAGAGCTAGTATCTCTTTAGCTGGTTATCATCTCAACTGGCtggaagaaaagagaaaccACACAAGTCATAATCCCATAAGTGAAACTTCAAAAGCTTGGCTTCCTTGCAAGAATAACTGAGTTGATCACATCGTTAGTAGGGTGGAAAATGGAGAGAACATCAAAACCAACCAAGTCCTTGTCATCAATAACAGGGTAAAGAAAAGCTCTTGCACCATTTGCACTTCTCACCAGCAAAATCCCTCCTTCCTTCATATACTTCCTTACATGTCCAAGAATCTTCACTTTCTCTTCTTTGCTCATCCCAACCAAAGCTGCCAGGAATATGCAGTCATATTCTCTTAGCTTCTCTTTCACTTCCATTACATCACATGTTTCAAACTTCATTCTCTTCTCTAGATCACTATCAGAACCCACAATCTTGCGAGCCACATCATTAGCAGCCTCGTCGATATCAAAATTGTCGAAGTGAGTGGATCTCAAGTGATGGGTAGCCATTACAATTGAGGTCAGAGGCATTGGACCTGATCCTACAAAAGCCACCTTCTTAGGTTGGACGATTCCATTTTCGCTTAGAATGCTATATTCCAAGTTAGCAAGCTTGACATAGTTGGCATAGTAAGGAAACAGATTAACGTTGGCTAAAGGTTGAGGGATTTTGATCAAGAATGTTGCGAACTCAAGCTCCAACAGACCTTCAGCTCGGCCGCAGAGAACAATGAGGCTTTTGCGCATTTCTTGGGCTTCTTCCGGCAAGGAAGTGATGTCTATAGAAGAAGGGAGGATACATAATTTGACAAGGTGAGAGAAGAGGCCATTCACTTGCTTGGAAGGTCTTAATGAGTCAAGCTTGGATATGGCACCATGGATTTGCGTAATGCTAGCAATGAGCAGCTCGGCAGGAATTTGGCTGTCGAAGTTGGTGTTTTGGAGGGAAGCCATTGATAGTGGTGATGATATTCTAGCTACTTGAGACTGCTTGTTTGTCCTGTGGAATTGATTTGCTGCATAGAAACTATTTATAGCGACAACAATTCATCACATAGtaccaatttttttaaaaaaaatttcttttgtgaAGATGATTATCATATGCAGAAAATTGCTCCACCAGTCAATGACAATAATAAGCAGGGTGTTTCATGCCTTTCAGGATCTTACTAATAATTGAGGGAAAATACCAGCATAATTGCCCAAGTACGACTATATTTGCTATATTTGTCTAGATTTGAACACTAACATGTCTAATATATCATGAGGGGGTCATAATGCAAAATTATTCAGGCGAATTTTGCTTAATAGTTTAATCTTTTAGTTAAATCACACAATGTCAGAGCTTCTActgacaaaaaaaatatattataatttgaaatctaaattaattagattttaatagaaaataaaagtctAGGTGAAACTGAGAGAGAGGGAGGCCGGACTGTGAGAATTAATGGTGATTAGGTATGGGCAGAATATCCATGTTCATTGCTGCTGATCAAGTCCACTTCCTTCCAACATCAGAATAGAACAAAGAAGTCTGACCTCTCTTTTGCTTTTAATTCATAGCGACCCATATGCTCTTTGAGGAATCATAATACTCCAAAGTAATTGACATAAAAGAGTTTGGTTTTTAGATTCCTAAATTAGTTTTAACACCAGTGGGAAATagatatagtatatatattatttgaataatattttgtgattttatattttaacaatttagtaCTAAAATCAACTCATCacacttatttttatataatttgcatgaatttatataaatcatcataaaaatataatttcatttcttatGATTTATCATATAACTATACAATACatagagtttataaatattagaaatttagaCTTCATATTGAACTTAAGCGGTAAAAACGATTATTTT is a window encoding:
- the LOC8261713 gene encoding nicotianamine synthase — translated: MASLQNTNFDSQIPAELLIASITQIHGAISKLDSLRPSKQVNGLFSHLVKLCILPSSIDITSLPEEAQEMRKSLIVLCGRAEGLLELEFATFLIKIPQPLANVNLFPYYANYVKLANLEYSILSENGIVQPKKVAFVGSGPMPLTSIVMATHHLRSTHFDNFDIDEAANDVARKIVGSDSDLEKRMKFETCDVMEVKEKLREYDCIFLAALVGMSKEEKVKILGHVRKYMKEGGILLVRSANGARAFLYPVIDDKDLVGFDVLSIFHPTNDVINSVILARKPSF